One stretch of Legionella birminghamensis DNA includes these proteins:
- the ribD gene encoding bifunctional diaminohydroxyphosphoribosylaminopyrimidine deaminase/5-amino-6-(5-phosphoribosylamino)uracil reductase RibD — protein sequence MHNQYMIAALEQAWIGRGICAPNPSVGAIVVRDGKILASDYHKGVGSLHAERSILQQMTEQTRGASLYVTLEPCNHWGRTPPCVDAIVEAGISRVVFAYKDPNPVVAANDSTQILQEKGVEVIHWPMAEIDQFYQSYSYWTRTGRPWVTAKIAHTLDGKIAGEKGARVQLSNEECSRFTHFNRLHTDIILTSAMTVIKDDPLFTARMPSYEKKKKIAILDARLSIPEDAKIFSSAEHCYIFHDEKHTPADINPNCSYFSAPIIEGQIDLNYVLDQLGLWGFHDIWLEAGGKLFSMFHEQKLTQRSYLYIVPGFLGHEATSAYHGENFFQSRRYSISWQIAGDNVIACIDWQEE from the coding sequence ATGCACAATCAATATATGATCGCCGCTCTTGAACAAGCATGGATTGGGCGCGGAATATGCGCACCTAATCCCAGTGTTGGCGCAATTGTTGTGCGAGATGGTAAAATATTGGCATCCGATTACCATAAAGGTGTCGGCTCTCTCCATGCTGAACGCTCAATACTCCAGCAAATGACCGAACAGACAAGGGGTGCAAGTCTGTATGTTACCCTGGAGCCTTGTAATCACTGGGGACGAACCCCGCCCTGCGTAGACGCAATTGTCGAAGCCGGCATCAGCAGAGTGGTTTTTGCCTATAAAGATCCTAATCCTGTAGTTGCTGCCAATGACAGCACGCAAATATTGCAGGAAAAAGGGGTTGAAGTAATTCATTGGCCAATGGCGGAAATAGACCAGTTCTACCAAAGTTATAGTTATTGGACACGTACAGGTCGTCCTTGGGTAACCGCTAAAATTGCTCATACGCTAGACGGTAAAATTGCTGGGGAAAAAGGGGCGCGCGTCCAGCTATCCAATGAAGAATGCTCGCGCTTTACGCATTTTAACCGCCTTCATACCGATATAATATTAACTTCGGCAATGACCGTGATTAAGGACGATCCATTATTCACGGCTCGGATGCCTTCCTATGAGAAAAAAAAGAAAATCGCCATTCTCGATGCAAGACTGAGTATCCCTGAGGATGCAAAAATTTTTTCATCTGCTGAACACTGTTACATTTTTCATGACGAAAAGCATACGCCAGCTGACATAAACCCCAATTGCAGTTATTTTTCTGCGCCTATAATTGAAGGGCAGATTGACCTAAATTATGTCCTTGATCAGTTGGGGCTCTGGGGTTTCCATGATATCTGGCTGGAAGCTGGCGGCAAACTATTTTCAATGTTTCACGAACAAAAATTAACCCAGCGCAGCTATCTTTATATTGTACCCGGTTTTCTTGGCCATGAAGCGACCTCCGCCTACCACGGCGAAAATTTTTTTCAGTCGCGACGCTATTCAATCAGCTGGCAAATTGCGGGTGACAATGTAATAGCATGCATAGACTGGCAGGAGGAATAA
- a CDS encoding bifunctional 3,4-dihydroxy-2-butanone-4-phosphate synthase/GTP cyclohydrolase II, with amino-acid sequence MTTFASIEKAIETLKAGRMIILMDDENRENEGDLVLAAEHVTPEAINFMARFGRGLICLPMAADMIERLNLPMMASRNRSPYGTAFTVSIEAAEGVSTGISAQDRAHTIRVAVKADACAADIISPGHIFPLRAREGGVLERQGQTEGSVDLAKLAGLTPAAVICEIINDDGSMSRLSALELFAKEHDLPLVSVRDLIDYRIKHENLVIPAASSSIPMQDFGVFEMTVFENQIDGLEHFTLLKKPEHSNKVPLVRVHSECITGDVFGSCRCDCGNQLKQSLALLAKEGGLLIYLRQEGRGIGLKNKLKAYALQEKGMDTVEANLSLGFSADSRDYAVAYQMLKYFGIETLRLLTNNPQKVAALEKYGLTVSERVPVIVPPLETNRNYLKVKKQKLGHLLDLE; translated from the coding sequence ATGACGACATTTGCCAGTATAGAAAAGGCAATAGAAACACTAAAAGCCGGGCGAATGATTATTCTTATGGATGATGAAAATCGTGAAAATGAAGGCGATTTGGTATTGGCTGCAGAACATGTTACACCCGAGGCAATCAATTTTATGGCCAGATTTGGCCGGGGGCTGATTTGCTTACCGATGGCTGCTGACATGATTGAGCGCCTGAATTTGCCGATGATGGCAAGCAGGAACCGTTCGCCTTATGGCACTGCATTTACGGTTTCAATCGAGGCCGCAGAAGGGGTGTCAACGGGTATATCGGCCCAGGATCGGGCGCATACTATCCGTGTTGCTGTGAAAGCAGATGCCTGTGCTGCAGATATTATCTCTCCGGGGCATATTTTTCCATTACGTGCCAGAGAAGGCGGGGTTTTGGAAAGGCAAGGCCAAACGGAAGGTAGTGTTGATTTGGCAAAGTTAGCGGGGTTAACTCCAGCAGCTGTAATCTGTGAAATCATTAATGATGATGGCTCAATGAGCAGGCTCTCCGCATTGGAGCTCTTTGCAAAAGAACATGATCTGCCCCTGGTGAGCGTACGCGATTTAATTGATTACCGTATCAAACATGAAAATCTGGTTATTCCTGCCGCCTCTTCATCTATTCCAATGCAGGATTTTGGTGTTTTTGAAATGACTGTATTTGAGAACCAAATTGATGGACTCGAGCATTTCACACTGCTGAAAAAGCCTGAACATTCCAATAAAGTCCCCTTGGTCCGTGTGCATTCTGAATGTATCACCGGTGATGTATTCGGTTCATGCCGATGTGATTGTGGAAATCAGTTAAAACAGTCCCTGGCCTTACTGGCCAAAGAAGGGGGCTTGTTAATTTATTTAAGGCAGGAAGGCAGGGGGATTGGCCTTAAGAATAAATTGAAGGCTTATGCACTGCAGGAAAAAGGCATGGATACAGTGGAAGCCAATCTCAGCCTGGGCTTTTCGGCTGACAGCCGTGATTATGCAGTGGCTTACCAAATGCTTAAATATTTCGGTATTGAAACGCTAAGGCTTCTTACGAATAATCCGCAAAAAGTAGCGGCCCTTGAGAAATACGGACTGACGGTTTCTGAACGTGTACCGGTGATCGTGCCTCCCTTAGAAACTAACAGAAATTACCTGAAGGTCAAAAAGCAGAAACTAGGCCACTTGCTCGATTTGGAGTAG
- a CDS encoding M48 family metalloprotease — MNGKSGKCKRLISQLLLIATAFFLPPAIHSTSGVTPYSTEELEELEKQFVQQINQSESIERNPLASQYINHIGKQLAKFARIPTPYFFIVKSSEINAFAGPGGYIGINTQLILSTRNESELAAVMAHEIAHVRLHHLYRLIEHEKQMRIPMLAALLASAALGAVNPTLASGAMMASLTGFAQDNINFTRANEKEADRIGIDMLIKAEFNPQSMADFFKKMQESSRYYYTANVPAILRTHPLDEDRIAEAENRIPRSANKQYPDNLDYRLFKELIRTSVAKDNRQLLDYYQKECTRNNSPVACQYGHVLVLINLNQYQQAETRLQPLLAADKDNLFYQIAMARAETGNKQYQEALKRLQELQGNYPDNYAAMMAHAQGLIAAGDANKATAILLKGSRMFKRDLPLCEELAQAQSASGKKAYAYFTESQCQLLQGRRRDALRKLQLVKSMAANDKYLLARTNAMIDDIQFMLSD, encoded by the coding sequence ATGAATGGAAAGTCGGGCAAATGTAAGCGCTTAATTTCCCAATTGTTACTGATAGCGACAGCCTTTTTCCTGCCGCCCGCAATTCATTCAACTTCGGGAGTAACGCCCTATTCTACTGAAGAACTGGAGGAGCTCGAAAAGCAATTTGTGCAGCAAATCAATCAATCAGAAAGCATTGAGAGAAATCCATTGGCAAGCCAGTATATTAATCATATCGGTAAGCAACTGGCTAAATTCGCAAGAATACCCACCCCCTACTTCTTCATAGTTAAATCAAGCGAAATCAATGCCTTTGCCGGCCCGGGCGGTTATATTGGCATTAACACGCAGCTTATCCTCTCTACTCGAAATGAAAGTGAACTCGCGGCCGTAATGGCGCATGAAATTGCTCACGTGCGTTTGCACCACCTATATCGTCTGATTGAGCATGAAAAGCAGATGCGCATTCCCATGCTCGCTGCGCTCCTGGCTTCAGCAGCGCTTGGTGCGGTAAACCCTACCCTGGCCAGCGGCGCCATGATGGCTTCACTGACCGGTTTTGCGCAGGATAATATCAATTTTACCCGTGCCAATGAAAAGGAAGCGGATCGTATCGGCATCGATATGTTGATAAAAGCGGAATTTAATCCGCAGAGCATGGCTGATTTCTTTAAAAAAATGCAGGAAAGCTCGCGCTATTATTATACAGCCAACGTTCCCGCTATTCTGCGAACCCACCCTTTGGATGAGGATAGAATTGCCGAGGCCGAAAACCGTATACCCCGGTCGGCTAACAAGCAGTATCCAGACAATCTGGATTACCGGCTTTTTAAAGAGCTAATCCGAACGTCTGTAGCAAAAGATAATCGCCAGTTACTCGATTATTATCAAAAAGAATGCACCCGGAATAATTCACCCGTAGCTTGCCAGTATGGCCATGTACTGGTGTTGATCAACCTGAATCAGTATCAGCAGGCTGAAACCCGTTTACAGCCGCTGTTAGCCGCAGACAAAGATAATCTTTTCTATCAGATAGCCATGGCCCGTGCTGAAACTGGCAATAAACAATACCAAGAAGCCTTAAAACGCCTGCAGGAGTTACAAGGGAATTACCCAGATAATTATGCGGCGATGATGGCGCACGCCCAGGGATTAATTGCTGCAGGCGATGCAAACAAGGCAACCGCTATTTTACTCAAGGGCTCACGCATGTTTAAAAGAGATTTACCCCTTTGCGAGGAATTAGCCCAAGCTCAATCAGCTTCTGGGAAAAAAGCCTATGCCTATTTTACTGAGTCCCAATGCCAATTATTGCAGGGCCGTCGAAGGGATGCTTTGCGGAAACTGCAGTTGGTTAAAAGCATGGCAGCAAATGATAAGTATTTACTGGCACGCACCAATGCCATGATTGATGATATCCAGTTTATGCTTTCTGACTAA
- the kdsA gene encoding 3-deoxy-8-phosphooctulonate synthase, which produces MKLCGFEAGLNAPFFLIAGPCVIESESLALETAGYLKELCSQLNLPFIYKSSFDKANRSSLNSYRGPGFEQGLMILEKVKNEVGVPILTDVHEDTPLLEVASVVDVLQTPAFLCRQTNFIQKVAAMNKPVNIKKGQFLSPWEMKHVVTKAKACGNEQIMVCERGVTFGYNNLVSDMRSLQIMRDTNCPVVFDATHSVQLPGGNNGSSGGQREFVPVLARAAVAAGISGLFMETHPDPDKALSDGPNSMPLDQMKPLLECLMEIDSVVKRTGFAI; this is translated from the coding sequence ATGAAACTCTGTGGTTTTGAGGCGGGACTAAATGCCCCTTTTTTTCTTATCGCAGGTCCCTGCGTTATTGAAAGCGAGTCGCTGGCATTGGAAACTGCGGGTTATTTAAAAGAACTTTGCAGCCAGCTCAACCTGCCTTTCATTTATAAATCCTCCTTTGATAAAGCCAACCGCTCTTCATTGAACAGCTATCGAGGGCCTGGATTTGAACAAGGTTTGATGATTCTTGAAAAAGTAAAAAACGAGGTGGGTGTCCCCATCCTTACTGATGTTCATGAGGATACTCCTTTACTGGAGGTCGCCAGCGTGGTTGATGTGCTACAGACTCCCGCGTTTCTCTGCCGCCAAACCAATTTTATCCAGAAAGTGGCAGCGATGAACAAGCCGGTTAATATAAAAAAAGGCCAGTTTTTATCCCCCTGGGAAATGAAGCATGTGGTGACTAAGGCAAAAGCTTGCGGAAACGAACAGATTATGGTTTGTGAGCGCGGTGTAACTTTCGGCTATAATAATCTGGTATCTGACATGCGGTCTTTGCAGATTATGCGTGATACAAATTGCCCGGTTGTGTTTGATGCTACGCATTCTGTGCAATTGCCTGGCGGAAATAATGGAAGCTCAGGAGGGCAAAGAGAATTTGTTCCCGTGTTAGCGCGTGCTGCAGTGGCTGCAGGTATTTCCGGGCTTTTTATGGAAACTCATCCTGATCCGGATAAGGCGCTGAGTGACGGCCCAAATAGCATGCCCCTGGATCAGATGAAGCCTCTGCTGGAATGTTTGATGGAGATTGACAGCGTTGTAAAGAGAACCGGGTTTGCCATTTAA
- a CDS encoding metallophosphoesterase family protein has product MKIIHISDLHFGLHRQEIINCFVKEVNEILPEIIIISGDLTHRARSGQFHDLRTFISRLPGKVLLVPGNHDIPAFDVIQRFLTPFEKYRRFINNTLEPAYEDAKLRILGLNSVNPYSIKDGKLSSSSLMKIERFFKVSDERLNILFFHHNFQHFEGLHRPLSNTRAFSEALKKSAVHLVCTGHLHFANVSFLEKNQQESFALLHAGSLSCQRTRDGQNSFYLIEFEAGECAIKLMQYELSQFKLKDSYSYSYRSALSQTIRPEELL; this is encoded by the coding sequence ATGAAAATTATCCATATTTCGGATCTTCATTTCGGTCTGCACCGCCAGGAAATAATTAATTGCTTTGTGAAAGAAGTCAACGAAATTTTGCCTGAAATTATTATTATTTCAGGTGATTTAACGCATCGTGCAAGATCAGGACAATTTCACGATCTGCGTACGTTTATCTCCCGTTTACCTGGAAAAGTATTACTTGTTCCCGGAAATCATGATATCCCTGCCTTTGATGTGATACAGCGCTTTTTAACGCCTTTTGAAAAATACAGGCGCTTTATTAATAATACACTGGAGCCCGCTTATGAAGACGCCAAACTGCGGATACTTGGGCTTAACAGTGTCAATCCTTACAGTATCAAGGATGGAAAATTATCCTCGAGTAGCCTGATGAAAATTGAACGCTTTTTTAAGGTATCTGACGAACGGTTGAACATCCTTTTTTTTCATCACAATTTCCAGCATTTTGAAGGCTTGCACAGGCCTTTAAGTAATACCAGGGCGTTTTCCGAGGCTTTGAAAAAATCTGCTGTGCATTTAGTTTGTACTGGTCATTTGCATTTCGCTAATGTAAGTTTTCTGGAAAAAAATCAGCAGGAATCATTCGCCTTGCTGCATGCAGGTTCTCTATCCTGTCAGCGTACCAGAGACGGGCAGAACAGCTTTTATTTGATTGAGTTTGAAGCAGGTGAATGTGCCATTAAGTTAATGCAATATGAGTTGAGTCAATTTAAACTTAAAGATAGCTATAGTTATAGTTATCGTTCAGCTTTATCTCAAACCATTCGACCTGAGGAGCTGCTTTAG
- a CDS encoding sigma-54-dependent transcriptional regulator, which produces MNKTTVLIVDDEPDIRELLSLTLRRMKLSCDIAENYQKAISCIKQNDYSLILSDMRLPDGDGIDIVQFVQQHKPHIPIAVITAYGNVEGAVNTLKAGAFDYISKPVNLQMLKDLVSTALHMQDNTSVFPRDHLIGESRAIENLRQDINKLARSQAPVFILGESGVGKELVAQLIHHQGPRAEKPFIAVNCGAIPSELMESEFFGHRKGSFTGAIADKTGLFVAANGGTLFLDEIAELPLAMQVKLLRAIQEKAIKPVGDYNEVPVDVRILSASHKSLQEEITSGRFRQDLYYRVNVIELRVPPLRDRMDDIPLLANHILKKIALNHKQKSIGLDKKAIAVLKSHHFPGNVRELENILERATALCEGNTIFASDLNLPRSEPPRIKDEAEPRYQDLDNTLHEHQKEMILKALEKTKWNRTAAAKLLGISFRTLRYRLKKFGLD; this is translated from the coding sequence ATGAATAAAACGACAGTACTGATAGTGGACGACGAACCTGATATTCGTGAGCTCTTGAGTCTTACCTTAAGACGAATGAAGTTATCCTGTGATATAGCGGAAAACTATCAGAAGGCAATTTCTTGTATCAAGCAAAATGACTATTCCCTTATTCTTTCCGATATGCGTTTGCCTGATGGGGACGGCATAGACATTGTCCAGTTCGTGCAGCAGCATAAACCCCATATCCCTATTGCGGTTATCACTGCTTATGGAAATGTTGAAGGAGCTGTCAATACGCTCAAAGCAGGCGCATTTGACTATATTTCAAAACCCGTTAATTTGCAGATGCTAAAAGATTTGGTCAGCACCGCGCTGCACATGCAGGATAACACTTCCGTTTTTCCGCGTGACCATTTAATTGGTGAAAGCCGTGCCATTGAGAACTTGCGTCAGGATATTAATAAATTGGCACGAAGCCAGGCGCCTGTATTTATTTTGGGGGAGTCTGGCGTTGGCAAGGAGCTGGTTGCCCAATTAATTCATCATCAGGGACCCCGCGCAGAAAAACCGTTTATTGCAGTAAACTGCGGTGCTATTCCCTCTGAGTTGATGGAATCAGAGTTTTTTGGACACCGAAAAGGAAGTTTTACCGGGGCTATTGCCGATAAAACTGGTTTGTTTGTGGCCGCAAATGGCGGGACTTTATTTTTGGATGAAATTGCTGAGCTGCCCCTGGCGATGCAGGTAAAGTTATTGCGTGCCATTCAGGAAAAGGCGATCAAGCCAGTCGGCGATTATAATGAGGTTCCGGTTGATGTGCGTATACTAAGTGCAAGCCATAAGAGCTTGCAGGAAGAAATCACTTCAGGACGATTTCGCCAGGATTTGTATTACCGAGTCAATGTGATTGAATTGCGGGTGCCGCCTTTGAGGGATAGGATGGATGATATACCCTTACTGGCCAATCATATTTTAAAAAAAATCGCCCTTAATCATAAACAAAAATCTATTGGTCTCGATAAAAAAGCGATTGCAGTATTAAAGTCTCATCACTTCCCTGGAAATGTCAGGGAGCTTGAAAATATTCTGGAAAGGGCAACAGCGCTCTGTGAAGGCAATACCATTTTTGCCAGCGATTTAAACCTTCCACGATCCGAGCCGCCGCGCATTAAGGACGAAGCTGAACCCCGTTATCAGGATTTGGATAATACGTTGCATGAGCACCAAAAAGAAATGATATTAAAGGCACTGGAAAAAACCAAATGGAATCGAACCGCCGCAGCCAAGCTTCTTGGCATCAGCTTTCGCACATTGCGGTATCGACTGAAGAAATTTGGCCTGGATTAG
- a CDS encoding diacylglycerol/lipid kinase family protein → MPLSENLLRFPPQHFAIIVNEKARNAEKVESYLSQLKEAGFLFQFFSVSPDSLEKVIKQCQSEYKLVLIGGGDGTLRSAAQYLANSDTIMGVLPLGTMNHFAKEMKLALSIDELVNVLRSPAVKKIDLAQVNDYVFINNSSVGFYPRFARKRDLYAKRLNKWLGYIPSLFHTLRTHKTYHMHITGKEINLRLKSSFVMISNNCYRWEFPVNFGRESFNDHKLGLYYLKHGKIEIAKLFDIIMGRNNHFVATCSLFPLDVTIEKYKEVIVSLDGDAIKMSLPLKYKLLPDSLNLLVAS, encoded by the coding sequence ATGCCTCTTTCTGAGAATCTACTTCGTTTTCCGCCACAGCATTTTGCCATTATCGTTAATGAGAAAGCGAGAAATGCAGAAAAAGTGGAGTCTTACTTGTCTCAACTGAAAGAGGCTGGTTTTCTTTTCCAGTTCTTTTCTGTATCCCCTGATTCTCTTGAAAAAGTAATCAAGCAATGTCAGTCCGAATATAAGTTAGTGCTAATTGGCGGAGGGGATGGCACACTTCGAAGCGCAGCCCAGTATTTAGCAAATTCAGATACGATAATGGGTGTTCTGCCTTTAGGAACCATGAATCATTTCGCCAAGGAGATGAAGCTGGCATTAAGCATTGATGAACTTGTTAATGTCTTGCGTTCTCCTGCAGTAAAAAAGATTGACCTTGCCCAGGTTAATGATTATGTATTTATAAATAACTCATCAGTGGGATTTTATCCCCGTTTTGCAAGAAAGCGTGATCTTTATGCAAAACGTCTTAATAAATGGCTAGGTTATATTCCCAGTTTGTTCCATACTTTGCGCACGCACAAAACCTACCACATGCATATCACAGGTAAGGAAATTAATTTACGTCTCAAATCCTCCTTTGTCATGATCAGTAATAATTGTTATCGCTGGGAGTTTCCAGTCAATTTTGGGCGTGAAAGTTTTAATGATCATAAATTAGGGCTTTACTATCTAAAGCATGGCAAAATAGAAATCGCTAAACTCTTTGATATTATAATGGGAAGAAATAACCATTTCGTAGCAACCTGCAGCCTTTTCCCCCTGGATGTTACTATTGAGAAATATAAAGAAGTGATCGTATCCCTTGATGGAGATGCCATTAAAATGAGTTTACCCCTAAAGTACAAGCTATTGCCTGACTCTCTTAATCTGTTGGTGGCTTCATGA
- a CDS encoding CTP synthase: MTKYIFITGGVVSSLGKGIAAASLAAILEARGLTVTLIKLDPYINVDPGTMSPFQHGEVFVTDDGAETDLDLGHYERFVRTTMTKSNNFTSGKIYETVIKKERRGDYLGGTVQVIPHITNEIKQSIKAGADNFDVALIEIGGTVGDIESLPFLEAIRQMRIEVGAVNSLYIHLTLVPYIPTSGETKTKPTQHSVKELRSIGIQPDILICRSEKALSETDRSKIALFTNVETEGVISLEDAKSIYQIPMILHAQGLDEIVVKKLGLNPPQADLSEWQAVVDKQSAPTSKVKIAMVGKYTELNDAYKSINEALCHAGIHTQTKVEIVYIDAESIETQGIELLADVDAILVPGGFGLRGIEGKIKAIQYVRENRIPFLGICLGMQTAVIEYARHVAGLEQANSTEFNQSTAYPVIGLISEWMDADGRVNLRNEHTDLGGTMRLGAQQCQLQPGSLASKIYGKSEIIERHRHRYEVNNHFIDQLTEAGLVIAGRSVDGMLVEMIELPDHPWFVACQFHPEFTSTPRDGHPLFKGFVIAARNYSQQKDKL, from the coding sequence ATGACAAAATATATTTTTATTACCGGTGGAGTTGTATCTTCATTAGGTAAAGGCATCGCAGCAGCATCTTTAGCTGCTATTCTCGAAGCACGCGGTTTAACTGTCACGCTTATCAAACTTGATCCCTACATCAACGTTGATCCCGGCACCATGAGCCCTTTCCAGCATGGAGAAGTCTTTGTTACCGATGATGGCGCGGAAACTGATTTGGATTTAGGACATTATGAGCGCTTTGTCCGGACAACAATGACAAAATCCAATAACTTCACGTCCGGAAAAATTTATGAAACAGTCATAAAGAAAGAGAGACGGGGTGATTATTTAGGTGGAACTGTCCAGGTGATCCCTCATATCACTAATGAGATTAAACAATCAATCAAGGCAGGTGCCGATAATTTCGATGTTGCCTTAATTGAAATTGGCGGTACAGTAGGGGATATCGAATCCCTGCCGTTTCTTGAAGCCATCCGGCAAATGCGTATTGAAGTCGGGGCTGTGAATTCACTCTATATCCATTTGACTTTGGTACCCTATATACCGACGTCTGGGGAAACAAAGACTAAACCAACTCAGCATTCGGTTAAGGAACTGCGTTCCATTGGAATCCAGCCGGATATTTTAATCTGCCGCTCAGAAAAAGCGTTATCAGAGACTGATCGCTCGAAAATTGCCCTCTTCACCAATGTAGAAACTGAAGGCGTTATTTCTTTAGAGGATGCCAAGAGTATTTATCAAATCCCCATGATTCTTCATGCTCAGGGTCTGGATGAGATTGTGGTTAAAAAACTGGGGCTTAATCCGCCGCAGGCTGATTTAAGCGAATGGCAGGCCGTTGTGGATAAGCAATCGGCTCCGACTAGCAAAGTAAAAATTGCAATGGTTGGAAAATATACCGAACTGAATGATGCCTACAAGTCTATCAATGAAGCATTATGCCATGCAGGGATTCATACACAGACCAAAGTGGAGATCGTATATATCGATGCGGAGTCAATTGAAACGCAGGGGATCGAGCTATTGGCTGATGTGGATGCCATACTGGTTCCTGGCGGCTTTGGTTTACGGGGAATTGAAGGAAAAATCAAGGCAATCCAATATGTGAGGGAAAACCGAATTCCATTTCTGGGTATTTGTCTGGGTATGCAAACAGCCGTTATTGAATATGCACGACACGTGGCGGGATTAGAACAAGCCAATTCCACCGAGTTCAATCAATCAACCGCTTATCCGGTTATTGGTTTAATTAGTGAATGGATGGATGCAGATGGCAGGGTTAATTTGCGTAACGAGCATACCGATCTCGGAGGTACCATGCGTCTCGGGGCTCAGCAATGTCAATTACAGCCCGGCTCTCTGGCCAGCAAAATTTATGGAAAAAGTGAAATCATTGAGCGCCACAGACATCGGTATGAAGTGAACAACCATTTTATTGATCAGTTAACAGAGGCTGGGTTAGTTATTGCCGGTCGTTCAGTGGATGGTATGCTAGTGGAAATGATTGAGCTGCCAGATCACCCGTGGTTTGTTGCATGCCAGTTTCATCCAGAATTTACTTCCACCCCTCGCGATGGACACCCTTTATTTAAAGGATTTGTCATCGCAGCACGCAACTATTCTCAACAAAAGGATAAGTTATGA
- a CDS encoding riboflavin synthase codes for MFTGLIQCLGEVKANVEHNQARRLVVSMPETNLQTGESIAINGVCLTLLPNHGVECAFDVSAETLAVTNLGELVVGDKVNIERSMLPTTRFGGHYVSGHIDAQATLTSIKPIGDCLELTVDDFNIPAKSFLLPKGSIALNGVSLTINKVEDERVSLMLVPHTVAHTTFPYMSVGQRLNIEFDYLTRVIAHQLSSLLQLKREVNE; via the coding sequence ATGTTTACCGGATTAATACAATGTTTAGGCGAAGTGAAGGCGAATGTAGAACATAACCAGGCTCGTCGTCTGGTAGTATCAATGCCTGAAACCAATCTTCAAACGGGCGAGAGCATTGCTATCAATGGTGTCTGCCTGACTTTGCTGCCCAATCATGGAGTAGAGTGTGCCTTTGATGTTTCTGCCGAAACGCTTGCTGTAACCAACCTTGGTGAGTTGGTGGTTGGAGATAAGGTCAATATTGAACGTTCCATGCTGCCTACCACCCGGTTCGGAGGGCATTATGTCAGCGGGCACATTGACGCCCAGGCGACACTTACATCCATCAAGCCCATTGGGGATTGTCTGGAGCTTACAGTCGATGATTTCAATATTCCCGCAAAATCTTTTTTGCTGCCTAAAGGCAGTATCGCTTTAAATGGGGTAAGTCTTACTATTAACAAGGTAGAAGACGAACGGGTCAGCCTGATGTTAGTTCCTCATACGGTTGCACATACTACTTTCCCTTATATGTCAGTTGGGCAGCGCCTGAATATCGAGTTTGACTATCTGACCCGTGTTATTGCTCATCAGCTTTCATCATTGCTGCAATTAAAAAGAGAGGTAAACGAATGA